A single genomic interval of Croceibacter atlanticus HTCC2559 harbors:
- a CDS encoding phytoene desaturase family protein, whose protein sequence is MSAYDAVIIGSGPNGLAAGIALSQEGKRVLILEAHKEVGGGTRTAELTLPGFHHDVCSAVHPSGFISPFFKTLPLEKFGLEWIHPEVSVAHPLDNAPAILLKKSIKDTSTQLGQDSNRWVSLFEEFVGASDALFKDTMAPLQIPNNPILLSKFGLKGARSAVSFVNSYFKDEQAKALFAGCAGHSILPFDKMLTSAFAMMFVIQGHVTNWPIVKGGSQNLAKALSGYFVSLGGTITTNTRITNFEQLPIAKAYLFDTDPKQLAAICKAELPKSYLNRLHNYKYGPGIFKVDWALSESIPWKDPNCLKASTVHVGGTFNEIAKSEKDMWEGRHSEKPFLILCQQSEFDATRAPKGQHTGYAYCHVPNGSTKDMTAAIESQIERFAPGFKNIILSRHKTSTKGFQDYNPNYLGGAITGGVSDISQLFTRPVARLNPYSTPNHSIYICSASSPPGGGVHGMCGYYAAKSVLNKKATIKR, encoded by the coding sequence ATGAGCGCATATGACGCTGTAATTATAGGATCTGGACCAAATGGACTGGCTGCCGGAATTGCACTATCTCAAGAAGGTAAACGCGTACTTATTTTAGAAGCTCATAAAGAGGTTGGTGGTGGCACAAGAACTGCAGAGCTTACCTTACCTGGTTTTCATCACGATGTTTGTTCTGCCGTGCACCCTTCAGGGTTTATATCACCGTTTTTTAAAACATTACCTTTAGAGAAGTTTGGTTTAGAATGGATACATCCGGAGGTTTCTGTTGCACATCCATTAGACAATGCTCCTGCTATTCTTTTAAAAAAATCTATTAAAGACACTTCTACACAATTGGGGCAGGACTCTAATCGCTGGGTGTCTTTATTTGAGGAGTTTGTAGGTGCATCAGACGCTCTGTTTAAAGATACAATGGCACCATTACAAATTCCCAATAATCCTATTTTACTTTCTAAATTTGGTTTAAAAGGTGCGCGCTCTGCAGTATCTTTTGTAAACTCTTATTTTAAAGATGAACAAGCTAAGGCATTGTTTGCGGGATGTGCCGGTCATAGTATTTTACCATTTGATAAAATGTTAACCTCAGCTTTTGCTATGATGTTTGTAATACAAGGCCATGTTACCAATTGGCCAATAGTAAAAGGAGGCTCACAAAATTTAGCAAAGGCACTTTCAGGTTATTTTGTAAGCTTAGGAGGTACTATTACAACCAATACTCGTATTACTAATTTTGAGCAACTACCAATAGCTAAAGCTTATTTGTTTGACACAGACCCTAAGCAGCTTGCTGCTATTTGTAAAGCTGAGTTGCCAAAATCTTACCTAAACCGTCTTCATAACTATAAATACGGTCCTGGAATTTTTAAAGTAGACTGGGCTTTGTCTGAATCTATTCCTTGGAAAGATCCTAATTGCTTAAAAGCATCAACAGTTCATGTTGGTGGTACTTTTAATGAGATTGCAAAAAGTGAAAAAGACATGTGGGAAGGCAGACATTCTGAAAAGCCATTTCTAATTCTTTGTCAACAAAGTGAATTTGATGCAACTAGAGCACCAAAGGGGCAACATACAGGATATGCCTATTGTCACGTACCAAATGGATCTACAAAAGATATGACAGCTGCTATAGAAAGCCAAATAGAGCGTTTTGCGCCAGGGTTTAAGAATATTATACTAAGCAGACATAAAACCTCAACAAAAGGGTTTCAGGATTACAATCCTAACTATTTAGGAGGTGCAATTACTGGCGGAGTTTCAGATATTTCTCAATTATTTACGAGACCAGTTGCAAGGTTAAACCCTTATTCCACTCCTAATCATTCAATTTATATTTGCTCTGCATCTTCGCCACCTGGTGGTGGTGTTCATGGTATGTGTGGTTATTATGCGGCTAAGAGTGTCCTAAATAAAAAAGCCACTATCAAAAGATAG
- a CDS encoding T9SS type A sorting domain-containing protein codes for MTRYILLIASLVLACNLSAQSDEANGAVATELSATYECENSEISNFQGFTKSAEFNCVDYDFWVDSWYTFTPTETKMYAIEIESLNSNNQNVRIGIFTGTPGNLTSQTGCATRYYSAVLNSGQTYYINARGASETTQYRMCVYPFPDSPDNNDTANAEEILESTIDMCENSVVGYTANASTSGESYCTNSNPDVWYTFTPTESAEYTFSASLVNGAAPLSISLYNGTPGFLNPLSEEFPSQTNQCEDIVLGDLEANETYYINVTSALSSQAIYFDLCVYKSPAPPSNDDCTNPIALNVGQSFEDSFIVATNTSATINPGNSNFPSCGTLDFSTRGRDIWFTVVVPESGSFTIETRVEPDETNLYDTAIETYTGSCGTDTLEPYYYNLPPPNTTTAYCNDQFVIGGNQFAGILFTDKTPGETVIVRVWGWSQQFGKFRIAAYDSSTLSTDEVESNELEVYPNPIKNEVNISYSNIIDEVVIYDIRGKEVLKNKVNNNYINLNTNSLESGLYIIKVKSEDNVHTYKIVKN; via the coding sequence ATGACTAGATATATACTTTTAATTGCTTCGCTAGTATTGGCTTGCAACCTAAGTGCACAATCTGACGAAGCAAATGGAGCAGTTGCTACAGAGTTATCTGCAACTTACGAATGCGAAAATTCAGAAATCTCAAACTTTCAAGGCTTTACAAAGTCTGCAGAGTTTAACTGTGTAGATTATGATTTTTGGGTAGATTCTTGGTACACATTTACACCAACTGAAACTAAGATGTATGCTATTGAAATAGAGTCTTTAAACTCTAACAATCAAAATGTACGCATTGGTATTTTTACAGGCACACCAGGAAATCTTACAAGCCAAACAGGATGCGCTACAAGATATTACAGTGCAGTCTTAAATAGTGGCCAAACATACTACATTAACGCACGTGGTGCATCTGAAACAACACAATACCGTATGTGTGTTTATCCATTTCCAGACTCACCAGATAATAATGATACAGCAAATGCAGAAGAGATATTAGAATCTACCATAGATATGTGTGAGAACAGTGTCGTTGGGTACACTGCAAACGCAAGCACCTCTGGAGAGTCTTATTGTACAAACTCTAATCCGGATGTTTGGTATACATTTACACCAACAGAAAGCGCAGAGTATACATTTTCTGCATCTTTAGTAAATGGTGCAGCGCCTTTATCTATTAGTCTTTATAATGGAACTCCAGGATTTTTAAATCCGCTGTCAGAAGAATTTCCTTCACAGACCAACCAATGTGAAGATATTGTATTGGGAGATTTAGAAGCAAATGAAACCTATTATATAAATGTGACATCTGCATTATCTTCACAAGCAATTTATTTTGATTTGTGTGTTTACAAATCTCCTGCACCACCATCTAATGATGATTGTACTAACCCAATAGCATTAAATGTTGGACAAAGTTTTGAAGATAGCTTTATAGTAGCTACAAACACTTCAGCAACAATAAATCCAGGCAACTCAAACTTTCCTAGTTGTGGTACTTTAGATTTTTCTACACGAGGAAGAGATATTTGGTTTACAGTGGTAGTACCAGAATCTGGTAGCTTTACTATAGAAACTAGGGTTGAGCCTGACGAAACAAACCTTTATGATACTGCAATCGAAACCTATACAGGATCTTGCGGTACAGACACTTTAGAGCCTTATTATTATAATTTACCACCACCAAATACCACAACAGCTTATTGTAATGATCAATTTGTAATAGGAGGTAACCAATTTGCAGGAATTTTATTTACAGATAAAACACCAGGTGAAACGGTAATAGTAAGAGTTTGGGGATGGTCTCAACAATTTGGTAAATTTAGAATCGCTGCTTATGATTCTTCTACGCTAAGTACAGATGAAGTTGAATCAAATGAATTAGAAGTTTACCCAAATCCTATTAAAAATGAAGTTAACATCTCCTATAGTAATATAATTGATGAAGTTGTAATTTATGATATTAGAGGTAAGGAAGTCTTAAAGAATAAGGTGAACAATAATTATATTAACCTAAATACTAACAGCTTAGAATCTGGTTTATATATTATAAAAGTTAAATCGGAAGACAACGTACACACTTATAAAATTGTTAAGAACTAG
- a CDS encoding T9SS-dependent choice-of-anchor J family protein codes for MKNIYIILILVAATLKINAQVVSINDITLGGISTSTFQETPIDADDNYSYSQSIYLQSEINVAGTISKITYYTDGVLENSNDITVYMAEKTEDVFSSNDDWLPFSSLTEVFSGTYEVYGNEVSIILDTPFNYSNTSNLVIIVDENQDDSDSNDFITHNLGFSEANGRVLHYGNNFTNPDPISPPSGTRDYYRPNIEIDFNEITCFPPSNIAIGTIEPTAVTISWESPVTNWDYVIQFAGLGNPDAATPVEASSSTINPQGLTSNTAYEFFVRSSCDTDDTSDWIGPINFRTGCETVNDFSESFESLPDELAIPYCWSVISTSTGTEASYKVNSSASQSYSPDNYYEIQINEDDELFVISPQSLTIADGTKRIEFAAKVNSTTSGETTLNVGLMTDPNSETTFEALSSFTLNSSSNNNNNYTLYYVNIPENINADYLAFNIETTSTFNKIVSLDDIVITSQPSCFEVLNLEASEITDTSFNLTLEADIQPQTQWELVVVQTDLNFNPDLETPIVVNTLTTPITTDSDGGSILPNSPYRVFIRANCDAAGSDGSGYSSWFGPYDLRTDCAPLNNGFTETFESYSNADFPFCWSKNMTSTGSPLVQVSSFASYANSGSNSLIMNTGNDPNANILLILPQSTIANDGNHRLEYYARKTNVNTDINLIVGTMSDPLDANTFEEITAVPVLTGGTSGENVQYFVNLPFNDNDYVVLKHEAGDAASVALYLDDVTITEQPDCTEVFNVTANNVTASSVSVSWEFIGDQTQWEYIVQPLNTGIPVSGQSTMSNTSNSDFSMLDANTSYEIYVRANCDTDGYSDWSAPITFTTLCVGESDNFTHSFEGFESNTPIEPCWSSLITPFSTSPTITYSSTQAQDGSLSARLYSGNSTDTDLLLISPQLLGLDATKQISFYVYDNDMGALEVGTMTNKNDATTFTPYQIFTDADLTDDAWEQKIVTFEDYTGTDQYIAFRYVAASTFDNLFIDNFSYDTNPVLSTSENSLSDVSIYPNPVKNALHITGEHISSITIYTINGKKVFSKRESLETINITNLNAGIYFVELKDQDGKRIMKKVIKQ; via the coding sequence ATGAAAAACATTTACATCATTTTAATTCTTGTTGCTGCAACCTTAAAGATAAATGCTCAAGTAGTTTCAATTAATGACATTACATTAGGTGGAATCTCTACTAGTACTTTTCAAGAAACCCCTATAGATGCAGATGATAATTACTCGTACTCACAAAGTATATATTTGCAATCTGAAATTAATGTTGCTGGGACAATTTCCAAAATTACATATTATACAGATGGTGTCTTAGAAAACTCAAATGACATTACCGTTTATATGGCAGAAAAAACTGAAGATGTCTTTTCATCCAATGATGATTGGCTTCCGTTTAGTAGTCTTACTGAAGTTTTTTCTGGAACATATGAGGTTTATGGTAATGAGGTTTCAATAATACTAGACACACCTTTTAACTACAGTAACACTTCTAACCTTGTTATAATTGTAGATGAGAATCAAGACGATAGTGATAGCAATGATTTTATTACACATAACCTAGGTTTCTCTGAAGCAAATGGTAGAGTTTTACACTATGGGAATAACTTTACAAACCCAGACCCAATATCTCCTCCAAGCGGTACAAGAGATTATTATAGACCAAATATAGAAATAGATTTTAATGAGATAACTTGTTTTCCTCCAAGTAACATTGCCATTGGCACCATAGAGCCTACAGCAGTTACTATAAGCTGGGAATCTCCTGTAACTAACTGGGACTATGTTATCCAATTTGCAGGCTTAGGAAACCCAGATGCTGCAACACCAGTTGAAGCTTCTTCTTCCACAATTAACCCACAAGGTTTAACTAGCAATACAGCCTATGAGTTTTTTGTAAGATCAAGTTGTGATACAGATGATACAAGTGATTGGATTGGCCCAATAAATTTTAGAACTGGTTGTGAAACTGTAAACGATTTTTCTGAATCTTTTGAAAGTTTACCAGATGAATTAGCTATCCCATATTGTTGGTCTGTAATTTCAACATCTACAGGTACAGAGGCATCTTACAAAGTAAATTCAAGCGCGTCTCAATCCTATTCTCCAGATAATTATTATGAAATTCAAATTAATGAAGATGATGAGTTATTTGTTATTTCACCACAAAGTCTAACTATAGCAGATGGTACGAAAAGAATTGAGTTTGCTGCAAAAGTTAATTCTACCACAAGTGGTGAAACTACTTTAAATGTAGGTCTTATGACAGACCCCAATAGCGAAACAACATTTGAAGCGCTGTCTTCATTTACACTAAACAGCTCATCAAACAATAACAATAATTATACTTTATACTATGTAAACATACCTGAAAATATTAACGCAGATTATTTAGCATTTAACATAGAAACAACATCTACGTTTAATAAGATTGTTAGTCTAGATGATATTGTGATTACATCGCAACCAAGCTGTTTTGAGGTATTAAACTTGGAAGCTAGTGAAATTACAGACACTTCATTTAACCTTACACTGGAGGCAGATATACAACCACAAACTCAATGGGAATTGGTTGTTGTGCAAACAGACTTAAATTTTAATCCAGACCTAGAGACGCCTATTGTAGTGAACACACTTACAACTCCTATTACAACAGATTCTGATGGAGGCTCTATTTTACCAAACAGTCCTTACAGAGTGTTTATAAGAGCTAATTGTGATGCTGCGGGAAGTGATGGCTCAGGATATAGTAGTTGGTTTGGTCCATATGATTTGAGAACAGATTGCGCTCCGTTAAACAATGGTTTTACAGAAACGTTTGAAAGCTATAGTAATGCAGATTTTCCTTTTTGTTGGTCTAAGAACATGACTTCAACAGGTTCTCCGTTAGTGCAAGTAAGCAGTTTTGCCAGTTATGCAAACTCAGGTAGTAATTCTTTAATAATGAATACTGGTAATGATCCTAATGCCAATATCTTATTAATACTGCCACAAAGTACAATTGCTAATGATGGTAATCATAGATTGGAATATTATGCAAGAAAAACAAATGTTAATACAGATATTAACTTGATTGTTGGTACAATGAGTGATCCTTTAGACGCTAATACCTTTGAGGAAATTACAGCAGTACCTGTATTAACTGGAGGTACTTCTGGAGAAAATGTACAGTATTTTGTAAACTTACCTTTTAATGATAATGACTATGTTGTATTAAAGCATGAAGCTGGAGATGCTGCTAGTGTTGCTCTATATTTAGATGATGTTACAATTACAGAGCAACCAGATTGTACAGAAGTGTTTAATGTTACAGCGAATAATGTTACAGCTTCTTCTGTAAGCGTGAGTTGGGAGTTTATTGGAGACCAAACACAATGGGAGTATATTGTACAACCATTAAATACTGGAATTCCTGTTTCTGGACAAAGCACGATGAGTAATACTTCAAATTCAGATTTTAGTATGTTAGATGCTAATACTAGCTATGAAATATATGTTAGGGCAAATTGTGATACAGATGGTTATAGTGATTGGTCTGCTCCCATAACTTTTACAACACTTTGTGTAGGTGAGTCTGATAACTTTACACACAGTTTTGAGGGCTTTGAGAGCAATACACCTATTGAGCCTTGTTGGTCTAGTTTAATTACTCCTTTTTCTACAAGTCCTACAATAACGTATAGTAGTACACAAGCACAAGATGGTAGCTTAAGCGCAAGACTTTATAGCGGAAATTCCACAGATACTGATTTATTATTAATTAGTCCTCAACTATTAGGTTTAGATGCCACAAAACAAATTAGTTTTTATGTTTATGATAATGATATGGGTGCTTTAGAAGTTGGTACAATGACTAATAAAAATGATGCCACAACCTTTACACCATATCAGATTTTTACAGATGCAGATTTAACTGATGATGCTTGGGAACAGAAGATTGTAACCTTTGAAGACTATACCGGTACAGATCAATATATTGCTTTTAGGTATGTTGCTGCTTCTACTTTTGACAATTTATTTATTGATAACTTTAGCTACGACACAAATCCAGTGTTAAGCACTTCAGAAAATAGTTTAAGTGACGTTAGCATATATCCTAACCCTGTAAAAAACGCGTTACATATAACTGGAGAGCATATATCCTCTATTACCATTTATACTATTAATGGTAAAAAAGTGTTTTCTAAACGTGAATCGCTTGAAACTATTAATATTACAAACCTAAATGCAGGTATATACTTTGTAGAGTTAAAAGACCAAGACGGAAAACGTATTATGAAAAAAGTAATAAAGCAGTAG
- a CDS encoding response regulator transcription factor: MEKRILLADDDIDFGTTLKQYLELNKFEVFWAKDGVEAFDLLKMHSFDICIVDVMMPKLDGFSLSKKISKKFPATPFLFLTARKNKPDRIKGLSIGADDYISKPFEVEELILRINNIIKRTKQQQTINIEEEVFETLQIGKYLLDVKNLSLTIENHTFKITEKEAQLIVYLYKNKNSLIPRDDILDNVWGQSNFFSGRSMDVFISRVRKHFKDDKNISINSVRGVGLEFVIKDQ; the protein is encoded by the coding sequence ATGGAAAAAAGAATCTTATTAGCAGATGATGATATAGATTTTGGCACGACTCTAAAACAGTATTTAGAACTTAATAAGTTTGAAGTATTTTGGGCTAAAGATGGTGTTGAAGCTTTCGATTTGTTAAAAATGCACTCTTTTGACATTTGTATTGTAGATGTAATGATGCCAAAGCTTGATGGCTTTAGTCTTTCCAAGAAAATTTCCAAGAAATTTCCAGCAACACCTTTTTTATTCTTAACAGCACGAAAAAACAAACCAGACCGTATTAAAGGGTTAAGTATTGGTGCAGACGATTATATTTCTAAACCCTTTGAGGTAGAGGAGCTTATCTTAAGAATAAATAATATTATTAAAAGAACAAAGCAGCAGCAAACAATTAATATCGAAGAAGAGGTCTTTGAAACCTTACAAATAGGAAAATACTTGCTTGATGTAAAAAATCTTTCGTTAACTATTGAAAACCATACTTTTAAGATTACCGAAAAAGAAGCACAGTTAATTGTTTATCTCTATAAAAATAAAAATAGCCTTATACCACGAGATGATATTTTAGACAATGTTTGGGGGCAAAGTAACTTCTTTTCTGGCCGAAGTATGGATGTCTTTATTTCAAGAGTTAGAAAACACTTTAAAGATGATAAGAATATTAGTATTAACAGTGTAAGAGGTGTTGGTTTAGAGTTTGTAATTAAAGATCAATAA
- a CDS encoding sensor histidine kinase, protein MKIKSKLLIVGAILALIALTTMQGYLIFNTYDLRKKSYAVESRTKIGSIVKTPYVDSLSWNYRMEFVEKIPEYKNGIITKDSLLNSLEKFSSLKNDTFLDYFKKGAEYYNLDDNIQFKKIATSIQLSENGETEDLLIDGKDEPIFLLGTNFPTDEGLIINAWNWTFDKDYTNTLNQESTVDIKYRATIYMKILNWDTIIFKRLLLLFFVAFLLFLFIILLVTYSIRNLLKLKRISDIKTDFINNITHELKTPLATLSIATKTLTNKFAKDNKDIAKDSIDTINRQNKRLQNLIDQVVDNSVGYNDINLNKEQVNLSSFLKDLSEDYALTLPKHIQFIKSISDVSEEVSVDQFYFSTAIVNILNNAVKFEGSVIKITYQIENFEHIISISDNGIGISKKNKTLIFGKFFRVSEKNTHNFKGLGLGLYYCKQIINAHKGTLDVKSRKNEGSTFFIKLPLSNGKKNLISR, encoded by the coding sequence ATGAAAATTAAATCTAAACTACTAATAGTAGGTGCAATACTTGCGCTAATAGCCTTAACAACAATGCAAGGCTATTTAATTTTCAATACGTATGACTTAAGAAAGAAAAGCTATGCTGTGGAGTCTAGAACTAAAATAGGCAGTATAGTAAAAACACCATATGTAGATTCGCTTTCCTGGAATTATAGAATGGAATTTGTAGAAAAAATTCCAGAATATAAAAACGGAATAATAACTAAAGACTCCTTACTAAACAGTTTGGAAAAGTTTTCCAGCTTAAAAAACGATACGTTTTTAGACTACTTTAAAAAAGGAGCAGAGTATTACAACTTAGATGATAATATTCAGTTTAAAAAAATTGCTACCTCTATTCAGCTGTCCGAAAACGGTGAAACAGAAGATCTTTTAATAGATGGAAAAGATGAACCTATTTTCTTATTAGGCACAAATTTTCCCACAGATGAAGGCTTAATTATTAATGCCTGGAACTGGACTTTTGATAAAGACTATACTAATACGCTTAATCAAGAATCTACTGTGGATATAAAGTATAGAGCAACAATTTATATGAAGATCCTAAATTGGGATACTATCATATTTAAGAGATTATTATTACTGTTTTTTGTTGCGTTTTTGCTCTTTCTCTTTATCATTCTTTTAGTAACATATTCTATAAGAAACCTCTTAAAGTTAAAGCGTATATCAGACATAAAAACAGACTTTATAAATAATATCACTCATGAGCTTAAAACACCTTTAGCAACGCTATCTATTGCTACAAAAACGCTAACTAACAAGTTTGCAAAAGACAATAAAGACATAGCAAAAGACTCTATAGATACCATTAATAGGCAAAATAAAAGACTCCAAAACCTTATAGACCAAGTAGTAGACAATAGCGTTGGTTATAATGATATAAACCTTAATAAAGAGCAGGTAAACCTCTCAAGCTTTCTTAAAGATTTAAGTGAAGACTATGCATTAACACTGCCAAAGCATATTCAATTTATAAAATCTATTTCAGATGTTTCAGAAGAGGTAAGTGTAGATCAATTTTACTTTAGCACAGCAATTGTCAACATATTAAACAATGCAGTAAAATTTGAAGGAAGCGTTATAAAAATAACGTATCAAATTGAAAATTTTGAACATATTATTTCTATTTCAGACAATGGAATAGGAATTTCTAAAAAAAATAAAACACTTATCTTTGGTAAGTTCTTTAGGGTAAGTGAGAAAAACACACACAATTTTAAGGGTCTAGGTTTAGGCCTTTATTATTGCAAACAAATTATAAATGCTCATAAAGGAACGTTGGATGTTAAAAGTCGGAAAAATGAAGGCTCTACATTCTTTATAAAACTTCCTTTAAGCAATGGAAAAAAGAATCTTATTAGCAGATGA
- the mce gene encoding methylmalonyl-CoA epimerase → MLTKIEHIGIAVSNLEEANKTYETLLGVAPYKAEDVESEGVTTSFFKVGDSKIELLGATHEDSAIAKFIAKRGEGIHHIAYAVEDIEKEMKRLKNEGFKLLNETPKKGADNKLIAFLHPKSSNGVLVELCQDIKK, encoded by the coding sequence ATGTTAACTAAAATAGAACATATAGGCATAGCTGTAAGCAACCTAGAAGAAGCTAATAAAACATATGAAACATTATTAGGTGTTGCTCCTTACAAAGCAGAAGATGTAGAAAGTGAAGGTGTAACTACTAGCTTCTTTAAAGTTGGAGACAGTAAGATAGAACTTTTGGGCGCAACGCATGAGGATAGTGCCATTGCTAAGTTTATAGCAAAGCGTGGTGAAGGCATTCATCATATAGCATATGCTGTCGAGGATATTGAAAAAGAAATGAAGCGACTAAAAAATGAAGGGTTTAAATTATTAAATGAAACTCCTAAAAAAGGCGCAGATAATAAGCTTATTGCGTTTCTGCACCCTAAATCTTCTAACGGTGTTTTAGTAGAATTATGTCAAGATATTAAGAAATGA
- a CDS encoding ribosome-binding factor A, translated as METNRQKKIAGVLQRDLADVLQSALREAGTQGIIISVTQAKVTTDLSQAKAYLSIFPSDKAETVIAEINKLKYQIKHQIALKTKNQLRRMPNLEFFNDDSLDYIAGIEDAVKGKENPIENRDLLDKRKKAGN; from the coding sequence ATGGAAACAAACAGACAAAAGAAAATAGCAGGCGTATTGCAGCGTGATTTGGCAGATGTTTTGCAAAGTGCTTTACGCGAAGCTGGCACTCAAGGAATCATTATTTCTGTGACTCAAGCAAAGGTAACTACAGACTTGTCTCAGGCAAAAGCCTATTTAAGTATATTTCCTTCAGATAAAGCAGAAACAGTAATTGCTGAAATAAATAAGTTGAAATATCAAATTAAGCATCAAATAGCGCTTAAAACAAAGAACCAATTACGCAGAATGCCTAACCTAGAGTTTTTTAACGATGATTCTTTAGATTATATCGCAGGAATAGAAGATGCTGTAAAAGGTAAAGAAAACCCAATTGAAAACAGAGATTTATTAGATAAACGCAAGAAAGCAGGTAATTGA
- a CDS encoding ABC transporter permease gives MNFSYYIAKRYLFTKSKNNAINIISLIATIGVFAGALALFIVLSGFSGLKDFSLSFTNEFDPDLKLLPEQGKTIVVDSLLQEKISEVEGIVAYSKVIEERVFLDFREKNQMAFIKGVDERFKSVNAIDSSLFYGTWLSDKPSHVVLGNGISQSLSLGTYDYGSTLRLMVPKPGKGQITNPTDAFNAKQSVVSDIYSINEELDNKYVFSSLAFAQELLELDANEFSALEIKLSPTAKEDDVRASLNNLFDKPINIKNRIQLNDKLYKMLNTENLAVYLIFTLVLIIALFNVIGSIIMVILDKQDNIKTLYNVGASVSQIKKVFLLQGTLMTLLGGVLGLFVGVLIIYAQLQFNMIMITPSLPYPVSLTIKNILIVFVTIMSLGIMASYIASSRIHRALA, from the coding sequence TTGAATTTTTCCTATTACATCGCTAAGCGGTATTTATTTACAAAAAGTAAAAACAATGCTATAAATATTATCTCATTAATAGCTACTATTGGTGTTTTTGCCGGTGCTTTAGCGTTATTTATTGTGCTATCAGGGTTTTCTGGGCTTAAAGATTTTAGCCTTTCATTTACTAATGAGTTTGATCCAGATTTAAAACTACTTCCAGAACAAGGCAAAACAATAGTTGTAGATAGCCTTTTGCAAGAAAAAATTTCTGAAGTTGAAGGAATAGTAGCATACTCTAAAGTGATAGAAGAACGTGTCTTTTTAGATTTTAGAGAAAAAAACCAGATGGCTTTTATTAAAGGTGTCGATGAGCGTTTTAAAAGTGTAAATGCTATTGATAGTTCTTTATTTTATGGCACTTGGCTAAGTGATAAACCTAGCCATGTTGTGCTTGGTAATGGTATTTCGCAATCACTATCTCTTGGAACATATGATTATGGTAGCACATTAAGATTAATGGTGCCAAAGCCAGGAAAAGGACAAATTACAAATCCCACAGATGCTTTTAATGCTAAGCAAAGTGTGGTTTCTGACATTTATAGCATTAATGAGGAACTAGATAATAAGTATGTTTTTTCAAGCTTGGCATTTGCTCAAGAACTTCTGGAATTAGATGCAAATGAATTTTCTGCTCTCGAAATAAAACTAAGTCCCACAGCTAAAGAAGATGATGTAAGAGCATCTCTAAATAATTTATTTGATAAGCCTATAAATATTAAAAATAGAATACAGCTTAATGATAAGCTTTATAAAATGCTCAATACAGAAAACCTTGCTGTATACCTCATTTTTACATTAGTGTTAATTATCGCCTTGTTTAATGTGATAGGCTCTATTATTATGGTTATTCTTGATAAGCAGGATAACATTAAAACACTATATAATGTAGGTGCAAGCGTTTCTCAGATAAAGAAGGTCTTCTTGTTACAAGGAACGTTAATGACGCTTTTAGGAGGCGTTTTAGGGCTCTTTGTAGGTGTATTAATTATTTATGCCCAACTACAGTTTAATATGATCATGATTACTCCTAGCTTACCATATCCCGTAAGTCTTACCATAAAAAACATATTGATTGTTTTTGTGACAATTATGTCTCTTGGAATCATGGCGAGCTATATAGCTTCGAGTAGAATACATAGAGCTTTAGCTTAA
- a CDS encoding lysozyme inhibitor LprI family protein yields MKHILLVVSICFFSLTYSQNQAELEKVAYSEYLQSDKELKSLFNSILKGHNENPEFSKRLKQSQELWLGFRNFELESRFPNSEVNRSSNNNYGICESMFLTEFTLDRIKYFNTWFNDTTTEPCN; encoded by the coding sequence ATGAAACATATATTACTAGTAGTATCTATTTGTTTCTTCTCTCTTACATACTCCCAAAACCAAGCAGAGTTAGAAAAAGTAGCTTATTCTGAATACCTACAATCAGATAAAGAACTTAAAAGTCTCTTTAATTCTATTTTAAAGGGTCACAATGAAAATCCTGAATTTTCAAAACGCTTAAAGCAATCTCAAGAACTATGGTTAGGGTTTAGAAATTTTGAGTTAGAATCAAGATTTCCAAATTCTGAAGTAAACAGATCTTCAAATAACAACTATGGGATCTGTGAATCCATGTTTTTAACTGAATTTACATTAGATAGGATTAAGTATTTTAATACCTGGTTTAATGACACAACAACAGAGCCTTGTAATTAA